In Microbacterium galbinum, a single window of DNA contains:
- a CDS encoding FMN-dependent NADH-azoreductase gives MSLFRLDASILPASSASRSLADLVEAEWTASHPDSRVTRRDLAADPVPATAWADAVTGGFVDEAQRTPGQVEARALATSFADELIGADALLFAVPLYNYGVSQHFKTWFDVAYTDPRIDPTGTALRGKPATLVTVLGGNYAPGTPKEGWDHSTGWLRRVLEDVWGLDLRVVERPFTLVGVNPALDAFADTARELKENAETDARTYGREIAALRGNVA, from the coding sequence ATGTCCCTGTTCCGCCTCGATGCGAGCATCCTTCCCGCGTCGTCCGCCAGCCGGTCGCTCGCCGACCTCGTCGAAGCCGAGTGGACCGCGTCGCACCCCGACTCCCGCGTCACCCGGCGCGACCTCGCCGCCGACCCCGTGCCCGCGACCGCGTGGGCGGATGCCGTCACCGGCGGCTTCGTCGACGAGGCTCAGCGCACCCCCGGACAGGTCGAGGCCCGCGCCCTCGCGACCTCGTTCGCCGACGAGCTGATCGGCGCCGACGCGCTGCTCTTCGCGGTGCCGCTGTACAACTACGGCGTCTCGCAGCACTTCAAGACGTGGTTCGACGTGGCCTACACCGACCCGCGCATCGACCCGACCGGCACCGCGCTGCGCGGCAAGCCTGCCACCCTCGTCACGGTGCTCGGCGGCAACTACGCTCCCGGCACCCCCAAGGAGGGCTGGGACCACTCGACCGGCTGGCTGCGTCGCGTGCTCGAAGACGTGTGGGGCCTCGACCTGCGCGTCGTGGAGCGTCCGTTCACGCTCGTCGGTGTGAATCCCGCGCTCGACGCTTTCGCCGACACCGCGCGTGAGCTCAAGGAGAACGCCGAGACGGATGCCCGCACCTACGGGCGCGAGATCGCGGCGCTGCGCGGCAACGTCGCCTGA